In a genomic window of uncultured Fusobacterium sp.:
- a CDS encoding ferritin family protein: MAKWRCKVCGEIITDPAVEVCPVCKAGKDKWEEVVEGAERVWATEHKVGEGLACGDEEIIAGLRANFEGECTEVGMYLAMSRVADREGYPEIAEAYKRIAFEEAEHAAKFAELLGECVSDSSEKNLTMRVEAEYGATAGKFDIAKRAKMLGFDAIHDTVHEMAKDEARHGRAFAGLLNRYFGK, encoded by the coding sequence ATGGCTAAATGGAGATGTAAAGTTTGTGGAGAAATTATAACTGACCCTGCAGTAGAGGTATGTCCAGTTTGTAAAGCAGGAAAAGATAAATGGGAAGAAGTAGTAGAAGGAGCAGAAAGAGTTTGGGCTACTGAACATAAAGTTGGAGAAGGACTAGCTTGTGGAGATGAAGAAATCATCGCTGGATTAAGAGCTAACTTTGAAGGAGAATGTACAGAAGTTGGAATGTACCTTGCAATGTCAAGAGTAGCTGACAGAGAAGGATATCCTGAAATTGCTGAAGCTTACAAAAGAATAGCTTTTGAAGAAGCTGAACATGCAGCTAAATTTGCTGAATTACTAGGAGAATGTGTATCTGATTCTTCTGAAAAGAACTTAACAATGAGAGTAGAAGCTGAATATGGAGCAACTGCTGGAAAATTTGATATCGCTAAAAGAGCTAAAATGTTAGGATTCGACGCTATTCACGATACAGTTCATGAAATGGCTAAAGACGAAGCTAGACACGGAAGAGCTTTCGCTGGATTACTAAACAGATACTTTGGAAAATAA